A single region of the Triticum dicoccoides isolate Atlit2015 ecotype Zavitan chromosome 2B, WEW_v2.0, whole genome shotgun sequence genome encodes:
- the LOC119364317 gene encoding threonylcarbamoyladenosine tRNA methylthiotransferase-like, translated as MEDIEDVLGPAGFAGGGAPPGLRLPLSTVAVKPKRRSYKLLQTQAQPDARIPGTQTIYVKTFGCSHNQSDSEYMSGQLSAFGYAITEEPEGADLWLINTCTVKNPSQSAMSTLISKCKTANKPLVVAGCVPQGSRDLKELEGISIIGVQQIDRVVEVVEETLKGHEVRLLSRKTLPSLDLPKVRKNKFIEILPINVGCLGACTYCKTKHARGHLGSYSIDSLVDRVKIVVSEGVREIWLSSEDTGAYGRDIGTNLPNLLNAIVAELPADRSTMLRIGMTNPPFILEHLNEIASVLRHPCVYTFLHVPVQSGSDAVLKAMNREYTVSEFRMVVDTLCELVPGMQIATDIICGFPGETDEDFVETVNLIKEYQLPQVHISQFYPRPGTPAARMKKVPSIEVKKRSRELTSVFEAFSPYEGLKGKVERIWITEIATDGVHLVGHTKGYIQVLVIAPDSMLGTSADAKITSVGRWSVFGEVVEGTVAIKEASPQQNSAEVQVENRPNHVEEAACSTNTCDSCACSGAESTAQQCTQRCEGPSDAPTNCGDATRQETPQSTLVRRNVEGAGKTSGSDTEKSRGDDQQINVITRRALNIDRILWGGLAVSFATTVAILVLLTCKIFYTSS; from the exons ATGGAGGACATCGAGGACGTGCTGGGACCTGCCGGATTTGCCGGCGGCGGAGCGCCTCCCGGGCTCCGCCTACCCCTCTCCACTGTCGCCGTCAAGCCCAAGCGCAGGTCGTACAAGCTCCTGCAGACGCAGGCCCAGCCCGATGCCCGGATCCCAGGCACGCAG ACGATATACGTCAAGACATTCGGGTGCTCACATAACCAG AGTGACAGTGAGTACATGTCGGGGCAGCTCTCGGCGTTTGGATATGCAATTACTGAAGAGCCCGAAGGAGCTGATTTGTGGCTAATTAACAC ATGCACTGTGAAAAATCCAAGTCAATCTGCCATGTCAACTCTCATATCAAAATGCAAGACGGCAAACAAGCCACTGGTTGTAGCTGGCTGTGTGCCACAAGGAAGCCGGGATCTGAAGGAGCTTGAAGGTATTAGTATAATAGGAGTGCAGCAGATAGATCGGGTTGTTGAAGTAGTTGAGGAAACTTTAAAAGGGCATGAGGTTCGGTTGTTGAGTCGGAAAACACTGCCCTCACTTGATTTACCCAAG GTTCGAAAGAATAAATTTATTGAGATCCTTCCAATAAATGTTGGGTGTCTAGGCGCTTGCACTTACTGCAAGACAAAGCATGCTCGTGGTCATCTTGGAAGCTATTCTATAGACAGCTTG GTAGATCGTGTGAAAATTGTTGTCTCAGAAGGTGTTCGTGAGATATGGTTGAGCAGTGAAGATACTGGTGCTTATG GTAGGGATATCGGTACAAATCTTCCGAATCTCTTAAATGCAATTGTTGCTGAGCTTCCTGCGGACAGAAGCACAATGCTTCGCATAGGGATGACAAATCCTCCTTTCATACTGGAGCATTTGAATGAGATAGCTAGTGTTTTGCGCCATCCTTGTGTTTATACTTTCCTTCATGTTCCTGTGCAATCAGGAAGTGATGCTGTTTTAAAG GCGATGAACCGTGAATACACTGTCAGTGAGTTCAGAATGGTAGTTGATACTCTCTGTGAGCTTGTCCCGGGCATGCAAATTGCCACGGATATTATTTGTGGCTTTCCTG GCGAAACTGATGAAGATTTTGTTGAAACGGTTAACCTTATAAAAGAGTATCAGTTACCTCAAGTTCACATATCACAGTTTTATCCCAGACCAG GAACACCTGCTGCTAGGATGAAGAAAGTGCCTAGCATTGAAGTGAAAAAACGAAGCCGTGAGTTGACCTCAGTTTTTGAAGCTTTTTCACCATACGAAGGACTGAAAGGCAAAGTGGAGAGGATATGGATTACTGAAATAGCTACCGATGGTGTTCATTTG GTTGGACATACCAAAGGATATATCCAGGTCCTTGTCATTGCTCCAGATAGTATGCTAGGAACATCAGCTGATGCGAAGATCACATCTGTTGGAAGATGGTCTGTATTTGGTGAAGTGGTAGAAGGAACCGTTGCAATAAAGGAAGCatcgcctcaacaaaattctgctgAAGTGCAGGTAGAAAACAGGCCAAATCATGTGGAGGAAGCCGCTTGTTCTACCAACACCTGTGATTCCTGTGCATGCTCGGGTGCAGAAAGCACGGCACAACAATGTACACAGCGATGTGAAGGTCCATCTGATGCACCGACAAATTGTGGTGATGCTACTCGTCAGGAAACACCTCAATCTACGCTTGTCAGAAGAAATGTAGAGGGTGCAGGGAAAACAAGTGGAAGTGATACAGAAAAATCCAGAGGGGACGATCAGCAGATAAATGTGATTACCAGGAGAGCACTAAACATTGACAGGATTCTTTGGGGTGGTTTGGCCGTAAGCTTTGCCACAACAGTGGCCATACTTGTGCTGCTTACCTGCAAGATATTTTACACGTCCTCCTAA